A single genomic interval of Microbacterium sp. BLY harbors:
- a CDS encoding SPFH domain-containing protein, with protein sequence MEIAGIVGILIVIGIAVVAAIIVLLILLLFARSWIKVARADEALVISGRKQKVQRAVIGADGTSSSEMSESPVTVIVNGKSLVNPITQRHEIISLRSRQVSLNAEAQSLDNVTLNVDGVAIVKIGSDPLLVRRAAERFASQDKAIEQFTTEQLEGALRGIVATLSVVELMRERKKFSDQIAADVSQELAEQGLILDSFQIKGITDKVGYIQSLGAPEIQAKRQAAEISQTNADRAINQKNIANQEANLVEQTALDTNTANANAGIGRARAEAEQAEQLARAQAEQAVLQQQAENKQAQLDADVKRVADAQRYEAETRAQAELYTRERAAEAAAIEQVKQAEARTRIAEQQAQADKARADGEAAAAIAKATGDADALRAQAEAEAEARRLRANAEAEAIRAEGEARAAAVEAEAKAIASNQDAFLSQRVLEVLPSIMSEFAKGYAAIGNVSIVGGSGEDGASQVVGADSAKAMRSVFDSVHAATGLDLAGIIQGQAVGRAFGAGTAETSAPAPAPRVSTPTTPPPPAPPAPTAE encoded by the coding sequence ATGGAGATCGCCGGAATCGTCGGCATCCTCATCGTCATCGGGATCGCGGTCGTCGCCGCGATCATCGTCCTGCTGATCCTGCTGCTGTTCGCACGCAGCTGGATCAAGGTCGCTCGAGCCGACGAAGCACTCGTCATCTCCGGACGCAAACAGAAGGTGCAGCGCGCGGTGATCGGCGCCGACGGCACCAGCAGCTCCGAGATGTCGGAGTCGCCCGTCACCGTCATCGTGAACGGGAAGTCGCTCGTCAACCCGATCACGCAGCGTCACGAGATCATCTCTCTACGGTCTCGTCAGGTGTCGCTCAACGCAGAGGCGCAGTCGCTCGACAACGTGACGCTCAACGTCGATGGCGTCGCGATCGTCAAGATCGGCTCCGACCCGCTGCTGGTGCGCCGGGCGGCCGAGCGCTTCGCGTCCCAGGACAAGGCCATCGAGCAGTTCACCACCGAGCAGCTCGAGGGCGCCCTGCGCGGCATCGTCGCCACCCTGTCCGTCGTCGAGCTCATGCGGGAGCGCAAGAAGTTCTCCGACCAGATCGCCGCCGACGTCTCCCAGGAGCTCGCTGAGCAGGGACTCATCCTCGACTCCTTCCAGATCAAGGGCATCACCGACAAGGTCGGCTACATTCAGTCCCTCGGGGCGCCGGAGATCCAGGCGAAGCGGCAGGCGGCGGAGATCTCGCAGACCAACGCCGACCGCGCGATCAACCAGAAGAACATCGCCAACCAGGAGGCGAACCTCGTCGAGCAGACCGCGCTCGACACCAACACCGCCAACGCCAACGCCGGCATCGGCCGTGCGCGCGCCGAGGCCGAGCAGGCCGAGCAGCTCGCCCGGGCCCAGGCCGAGCAGGCCGTCCTCCAGCAGCAGGCGGAGAACAAGCAGGCGCAGCTGGACGCCGACGTCAAGCGCGTCGCCGACGCGCAGCGATACGAGGCGGAGACGCGGGCGCAGGCCGAGCTGTACACGCGTGAGCGGGCCGCCGAAGCAGCGGCGATCGAGCAGGTCAAGCAGGCCGAGGCACGCACTCGCATCGCCGAGCAGCAGGCCCAAGCCGACAAGGCGCGCGCCGACGGTGAGGCCGCGGCCGCGATCGCGAAGGCCACCGGTGACGCCGATGCCCTGCGCGCCCAGGCCGAGGCTGAGGCCGAAGCCCGTCGCCTCCGGGCCAACGCCGAGGCCGAAGCGATCCGTGCCGAGGGTGAGGCACGGGCCGCCGCTGTGGAGGCCGAGGCCAAGGCCATCGCCTCCAACCAGGACGCATTCCTCTCGCAGCGCGTGCTGGAGGTGCTGCCGTCGATCATGTCGGAGTTCGCGAAGGGCTACGCCGCGATCGGCAACGTGTCGATCGTGGGCGGCTCGGGCGAGGACGGGGCCTCCCAGGTGGTCGGCGCCGACAGCGCGAAGGCCATGCGCTCGGTCTTCGACAGCGTGCACGCCGCGACCGGGCTCGACCTCGCCGGCATCATCCAGGGCCAGGCGGTCGGACGGGCGTTCGGCGCCGGGACGGCGGAGACGTCGGCTCCCGCCCCAGCTCCGCGCGTCTCGACGCCCACCACCCCGCCGCCGCCCGCGCCTCCGGCGCCCACGGCGGAGTAA
- a CDS encoding L-serine ammonia-lyase, iron-sulfur-dependent, subunit alpha, which yields MTAYVSAFDLFSIGVGPSSSHTVGPMRAALDFARRLSASGELARVGGVECTLYGSLGATGIGHGTPDAVVAGLRGLEPETCDPADVRAAWAAYPEGEGLRIDGAHTVPFRKDDIVFAPRTRLPGHPNAMTLIARDRDGRTLFEQTYYSIGGGFIRREGEEARLATGAFPHPYADAASLLALCDEHGLSIAEVARRNETALRSEEEVAAGLDAIWDAMAGCVDAGLHADGVLPGMLQVKRRAGTIRAQLEAVEADGHRELPGEWLGAFALAVNEENAAGGRVVTAPTNGAAGILPAVAMYWWRFLADSGLGAGNAVTPYGELVGSALLGFDGGAPSAAALDGEDAEIAEANRRRGIRRFLLTATALGSLFKANASISGAEGGCQAEVGSACAMAAGGLTAVMGGTNRQIENAAEIAMEHHLGLTCDPIGGLVQIPCIERNAIAASTAVTAARLALRGDGSHYVSLDAVVETMRQTGADMSTKYKETSEGGLAVNVIEC from the coding sequence GTGACTGCGTACGTCTCGGCCTTCGACCTGTTCTCCATCGGGGTCGGTCCGTCCAGCTCGCACACCGTCGGCCCCATGCGGGCCGCACTCGACTTCGCCCGGCGGCTCTCGGCCTCCGGGGAGCTCGCCCGCGTCGGCGGCGTGGAATGCACCCTGTACGGCTCCCTCGGAGCGACCGGCATCGGCCACGGCACGCCCGACGCGGTGGTCGCCGGGCTTCGGGGCCTCGAACCGGAGACCTGCGACCCGGCGGACGTGCGCGCGGCCTGGGCCGCCTACCCGGAGGGCGAGGGCCTGCGGATCGACGGCGCCCACACGGTGCCGTTCCGGAAGGACGACATCGTCTTCGCGCCGCGCACCCGTCTGCCCGGCCACCCGAATGCGATGACGCTCATCGCCCGGGACCGCGACGGCCGGACGCTGTTCGAGCAGACGTACTACTCGATCGGCGGCGGGTTCATCCGGCGCGAGGGGGAGGAGGCGCGCCTCGCCACCGGCGCCTTCCCGCACCCGTACGCCGACGCCGCCTCCCTGCTCGCCCTGTGCGATGAGCACGGACTCTCCATCGCCGAGGTCGCGCGACGCAACGAGACCGCGCTGCGCAGCGAGGAGGAAGTCGCCGCCGGTCTCGACGCGATCTGGGATGCGATGGCGGGCTGCGTGGACGCGGGCCTCCACGCGGACGGCGTCCTCCCCGGCATGCTGCAGGTGAAGCGTCGCGCCGGCACGATCCGCGCGCAGCTCGAGGCTGTCGAGGCCGACGGCCATCGGGAGCTCCCGGGCGAGTGGCTCGGGGCGTTCGCCCTGGCCGTGAACGAGGAGAACGCGGCCGGTGGCCGCGTGGTGACCGCCCCCACCAACGGCGCGGCCGGCATCCTCCCCGCGGTGGCCATGTACTGGTGGCGCTTCCTCGCCGACTCGGGGCTGGGAGCGGGGAACGCGGTGACCCCCTACGGCGAGCTCGTGGGCAGTGCGCTGCTGGGGTTCGACGGGGGCGCGCCGTCCGCCGCGGCTCTCGACGGGGAGGACGCGGAGATCGCCGAGGCCAACCGGCGCCGCGGCATCCGACGGTTCCTGCTGACGGCGACGGCCCTGGGCTCGCTGTTCAAGGCCAACGCCTCCATCTCGGGGGCGGAGGGCGGTTGCCAGGCGGAGGTCGGGTCGGCCTGCGCGATGGCGGCGGGCGGTCTCACCGCCGTGATGGGCGGGACGAACCGGCAGATCGAGAACGCGGCGGAGATCGCGATGGAGCACCACCTCGGCCTCACGTGTGACCCGATCGGCGGTCTCGTGCAGATCCCCTGCATCGAGCGCAACGCGATCGCCGCCTCGACCGCGGTCACCGCCGCCCGGCTCGCTCTCCGCGGTGACGGCAGTCACTATGTCTCCCTCGATGCGGTCGTCGAGACCATGCGGCAGACCGGTGCCGACATGTCGACGAAGTACAAGGAGACCAGCGAGGGCGGTCTCGCCGTCAACGTCATCGAGTGCTGA
- a CDS encoding L-aspartate oxidase, which translates to MNAPERQISTTVLVIGTGGSGLRAAIEVAEHGVDVLAVGKRPRQDAHTSLAAGGINAALGTMDAEDSWQQHAADTIKESYLLANPHTVQIVTQGAERGIRDLERWGMDFAREGDGRISQRFFGAHTYRRTAFAGDYTGLEIQRTLVARAEQLDVPILDNVYITRLLVRDNVVFGAYGFDQADGTRYLIHADAVILAAGGHNRIWRRTSSRRDENTGDSFRLAVDAGARLRDPELVQFHPSGIIEPENAAGTLISEAARGEGGILRNALGERFMERYDPERMELSTRDRVALAAYTEIQEGRGTENGGVWLDVSHLPRETIMTRLPRVYQTMMELQMLDITAEPIEIAPTAHYSMGGVWVRPDDHRTDVEGLYAIGEASSGLHGANRLGGNSLIELLVYGRIVGQAAMAHAAGLDAQRRSAEAVAAARAEIDDLLAAEGRENVRALQRAIRNLMTEYAGVVRSEEGLKAGLADLDMIEGRMEDIGIHPDIAGFQDLAHAFDLKSSALAARATLEAARERRETRGCHNRSDFPDTDPTLQVNLVWSPTAGVTREEIPAIPAEIAELMRDVDTTGKLVE; encoded by the coding sequence ATGAATGCACCCGAACGACAGATCTCCACCACGGTCCTCGTGATCGGCACGGGAGGCTCCGGGCTCCGCGCCGCGATCGAGGTCGCCGAGCACGGCGTGGACGTGCTCGCCGTCGGCAAGCGCCCGCGGCAGGACGCCCACACGTCGCTCGCGGCCGGCGGCATCAACGCGGCGCTCGGCACGATGGACGCCGAGGACAGCTGGCAGCAGCACGCCGCGGACACCATCAAGGAGAGCTACCTCCTCGCCAACCCCCACACCGTCCAGATCGTCACCCAGGGCGCCGAACGCGGCATCCGCGACCTCGAGCGCTGGGGCATGGACTTCGCCCGCGAAGGGGACGGCCGCATCTCGCAGCGCTTCTTCGGCGCCCACACCTACCGCCGCACCGCCTTCGCCGGCGACTACACGGGCCTCGAGATCCAGCGGACCCTCGTCGCCCGCGCCGAGCAGCTCGACGTGCCCATCCTCGACAACGTCTACATCACCCGCCTCCTCGTGCGCGACAACGTCGTCTTCGGCGCCTACGGGTTCGACCAGGCGGACGGCACGCGCTACCTGATCCACGCGGACGCGGTCATCCTCGCCGCCGGCGGACACAACCGCATCTGGCGGCGCACCTCGTCGCGGCGCGACGAGAACACCGGAGACTCGTTCCGGCTCGCGGTCGATGCGGGCGCGCGACTCCGCGATCCCGAGCTGGTGCAGTTCCATCCGTCCGGCATCATCGAGCCCGAGAACGCCGCGGGGACGCTCATCTCGGAGGCGGCGCGCGGCGAAGGCGGCATCCTGCGCAACGCGCTCGGGGAGCGCTTCATGGAGAGGTACGACCCCGAGCGGATGGAGCTGTCGACGCGCGATCGCGTCGCCCTCGCCGCCTACACCGAGATCCAGGAAGGACGCGGCACCGAGAACGGCGGCGTCTGGCTCGACGTGTCGCACCTGCCCCGCGAGACGATCATGACCCGGCTGCCGCGCGTCTATCAGACGATGATGGAGCTGCAGATGCTCGACATCACGGCGGAGCCGATCGAGATCGCACCGACCGCGCACTACTCGATGGGCGGTGTGTGGGTGCGGCCGGACGACCACCGGACCGACGTCGAAGGGCTGTACGCGATCGGGGAGGCGTCGAGCGGACTCCACGGGGCGAACCGTCTCGGCGGCAACTCCCTCATCGAGCTGCTCGTCTACGGGCGGATCGTCGGCCAGGCGGCCATGGCGCATGCGGCGGGGCTGGACGCGCAGCGCCGTTCCGCGGAGGCCGTGGCGGCGGCGCGGGCCGAGATCGACGACCTCCTCGCCGCCGAGGGGCGGGAGAACGTCCGGGCGCTGCAGCGCGCGATCCGCAACCTCATGACCGAGTACGCCGGTGTGGTGCGGTCGGAAGAAGGGCTGAAGGCGGGCCTCGCCGACCTCGACATGATCGAGGGGCGGATGGAGGACATCGGCATCCACCCGGACATCGCCGGATTCCAGGACCTCGCCCATGCGTTCGACCTCAAATCCTCCGCGCTCGCCGCCCGGGCGACGCTGGAGGCGGCCCGGGAGCGTCGGGAGACCCGCGGCTGCCACAACCGCAGCGACTTCCCGGACACCGATCCCACCCTGCAGGTGAACCTCGTCTGGTCGCCGACCGCCGGCGTGACGCGCGAGGAGATCCCCGCGATCCCGGCCGAGATCGCCGAACTCATGCGCGACGTCGACACCACCGGCAAGCTCGTCGAGTAG
- the hrpB gene encoding ATP-dependent helicase HrpB, translated as MTRAAFDLAAIGAGLSFADAVDELSATLDTSPAVVVTAPPGTGKTTLVPPLLSSRGPGRVIVTQPRRVAARAAARRLAHLDGSALGSRVGFTVRGEHRAGPDTRVEFVTAGILLRRMLDDPGLDGVNAVVIDEVHERALETDLLIGLLSDVRELRDDLVVVAMSATLDAARIAAVLGTDESPAPIVDHDVPAFPLTERWAPSPAPRLDDRGVTRGFLDHVASVTVTAATGLVRDDPGADVLVFAPGAREVSEIARRVRTLTDAFDVRELHGRIPSADQDAVIRGRTREDPPRIIITTSLAESSLTVPGVRLVVDSCLSRQPQRDAARGMTGLVTTAASRSSCVQRAGRATRQGQGTVIRCVDERTYAAAPARPIPEIAATDLADAALLLACWGTPGGTGLRMIEPLRADRLADAVAVLRGLGAIDEDGRATAEGRALARIPADPRLARALRDGSLRVGSRLAAEIVALLDGDQRVPEADAARALVTVRGGGTPEARRWRDDARRLERLVDPVPDTRTGLDGVGLVIALAFPERVAQRVERTASGATFLLASGTRAGVSGPLAAEERLAVADVARASSRASAGSGAIIRSAAALTEAQMEDAAGHLMTERVEAEFVGGRVQARRERRIGAIVRASAPVKATASEGREAVGRALRRDGLRLLRWSEGADALRRRLALLRRELGDPWPDVSDAGLVEALDVWLAPELELLASGTPAGRLKLSSALRRLLPWPDAVHLDTLAPERLEVPSGSRVRITYPEPDDGPTARPVVAVKLQECFGWAETPRLVDGRVPVLFHLLSPAGRPLAVTDDLASFWSGPYAQVRAEMRGRYPRHPWPEDPWAAVPTRHTKKRAAP; from the coding sequence ATGACGCGCGCCGCCTTCGACCTCGCCGCCATCGGCGCCGGTCTCTCGTTCGCGGACGCCGTCGACGAACTCTCCGCCACTCTCGACACGAGCCCAGCGGTCGTCGTGACCGCGCCGCCCGGGACGGGCAAGACCACCCTCGTGCCGCCTCTCCTCTCCTCACGAGGCCCCGGTCGGGTGATCGTCACCCAGCCCCGCCGCGTCGCCGCGCGCGCCGCCGCCCGGCGCCTGGCACACCTCGACGGGTCGGCCCTCGGCTCGCGCGTGGGCTTCACCGTCCGCGGCGAGCACAGGGCGGGGCCGGACACGAGGGTCGAGTTCGTCACGGCCGGAATCCTCCTGCGCCGGATGCTCGACGACCCCGGACTAGACGGCGTCAACGCGGTCGTCATCGACGAGGTGCACGAGCGCGCCCTCGAGACCGACCTCCTGATCGGCCTGCTCTCCGACGTGCGGGAGCTGCGGGACGACCTCGTCGTGGTGGCGATGTCCGCCACCCTCGACGCCGCGCGGATCGCCGCCGTCCTCGGCACGGACGAGTCGCCCGCGCCGATCGTCGACCACGACGTCCCGGCCTTCCCCCTCACCGAGCGCTGGGCGCCCAGCCCCGCGCCCCGCCTCGACGACCGGGGCGTCACCCGAGGATTCCTCGACCATGTCGCGAGCGTCACGGTCACCGCCGCCACCGGCCTCGTCCGGGACGACCCCGGAGCCGACGTCCTGGTCTTCGCCCCCGGCGCCCGCGAGGTGTCGGAGATCGCTCGCCGTGTCCGCACGCTGACCGACGCCTTCGACGTGCGCGAACTGCACGGCCGGATCCCGTCGGCCGACCAGGATGCCGTGATCCGCGGCCGGACGCGGGAGGACCCTCCCCGCATCATCATCACGACCTCCCTCGCCGAGTCGTCGCTCACCGTGCCCGGAGTGCGACTCGTCGTCGACAGCTGCCTGTCGCGGCAGCCGCAGCGTGACGCTGCCCGCGGGATGACCGGCCTCGTCACCACCGCGGCGTCGCGTTCCTCGTGCGTACAGCGTGCCGGCCGCGCCACCCGCCAGGGCCAGGGCACCGTGATCCGCTGCGTCGACGAGCGGACCTACGCGGCGGCTCCCGCGCGCCCGATCCCCGAGATCGCCGCGACCGACCTCGCCGACGCGGCACTGCTGCTCGCATGTTGGGGAACTCCGGGCGGCACCGGACTCCGGATGATCGAACCGCTGCGTGCCGACCGCCTCGCGGATGCCGTCGCGGTGCTGCGCGGTCTCGGGGCGATCGACGAGGACGGTCGCGCGACGGCCGAGGGACGCGCGCTCGCCCGCATCCCGGCCGATCCGCGGCTGGCCAGGGCTCTCCGCGACGGGAGCCTGAGGGTGGGGAGCCGGCTCGCGGCCGAGATCGTCGCGCTTCTCGACGGTGATCAGCGGGTGCCGGAGGCCGACGCCGCACGCGCCCTCGTCACCGTGCGGGGCGGCGGGACACCGGAGGCTCGCCGCTGGCGCGACGACGCGCGTCGCCTGGAGCGCCTGGTCGACCCGGTACCCGACACCCGGACTGGTCTCGACGGCGTGGGTCTCGTCATCGCGCTGGCCTTCCCGGAACGCGTCGCCCAGCGCGTCGAGCGCACCGCATCGGGAGCGACCTTCCTGCTCGCCTCGGGTACTCGGGCCGGGGTGAGCGGCCCCCTCGCCGCCGAGGAACGGCTCGCCGTGGCGGACGTCGCCCGTGCCTCGTCACGGGCGAGTGCCGGCTCGGGCGCGATCATCCGGTCGGCGGCGGCTCTCACCGAGGCGCAGATGGAGGACGCCGCCGGGCACCTGATGACCGAGCGGGTCGAGGCCGAGTTCGTCGGAGGTCGTGTGCAGGCCCGGCGGGAGCGGCGGATCGGCGCGATCGTGCGCGCGTCCGCCCCGGTGAAGGCCACGGCCTCGGAGGGGCGAGAGGCCGTCGGGCGGGCGCTCCGCCGGGACGGGCTCCGCCTGCTCCGCTGGTCTGAGGGTGCGGACGCCCTGCGCCGTCGACTGGCGTTGCTGCGGCGCGAGCTCGGCGACCCGTGGCCCGACGTCTCGGACGCCGGCCTGGTCGAGGCGCTCGACGTGTGGCTCGCGCCGGAGCTCGAGCTGCTCGCGTCGGGCACCCCCGCCGGACGGCTGAAGCTCTCGTCCGCTCTTCGCCGCCTGCTGCCCTGGCCCGATGCCGTGCATCTCGACACGCTCGCCCCTGAGCGCCTCGAGGTTCCCAGCGGATCGCGTGTGCGCATCACCTACCCGGAGCCCGACGACGGCCCCACCGCACGGCCCGTCGTCGCGGTGAAGCTGCAGGAGTGCTTCGGCTGGGCCGAGACGCCTCGCCTGGTGGACGGACGCGTGCCCGTGCTCTTCCATCTGCTGTCACCGGCGGGGCGTCCGCTCGCCGTGACCGACGACCTCGCCTCATTCTGGTCCGGTCCCTACGCGCAGGTGCGTGCCGAGATGCGCGGACGCTACCCCCGCCACCCCTGGCCCGAGGATCCCTGGGCCGCCGTGCCGACGCGACACACCAAGAAGCGCGCGGCCCCCTGA
- a CDS encoding ABC transporter ATP-binding protein encodes MSNDSAVEIARLRVRRGAVSVFDGIDLAIPRGQITGLLGPSGCGKTTLMRAIVGVQRIASGSVTVLGEPGGSRQLRHRVAYGTQGAAVYGDLSVRQNLSYFASLLKAPRGAVDRVIQEVGLGAQAAQRVEALSGGQATRVSLAAALIGAPELIVLDEPTVGLDPVLRADLWTLFRGLADRGVTLIVSSHVMDEAVRCDRLLLLREGRIIADTTPSALLADTGTNDADAAFLALIERDRRAAPGDTRRARRDAHLPDDEAGR; translated from the coding sequence ATGAGCAATGACTCCGCGGTGGAGATCGCGCGGCTGCGCGTAAGGCGCGGGGCGGTGTCGGTGTTCGACGGCATCGACCTCGCCATCCCGCGCGGCCAGATCACGGGCCTGCTGGGGCCGTCGGGATGCGGCAAGACCACGCTCATGCGGGCGATCGTCGGCGTGCAGCGGATCGCGTCCGGCAGCGTCACCGTCCTGGGCGAGCCCGGGGGTTCCCGGCAGCTGCGTCACCGCGTCGCCTACGGTACGCAGGGTGCCGCCGTCTACGGCGATCTCAGCGTGCGGCAGAACCTCTCGTACTTCGCGTCGCTCCTGAAAGCGCCCCGGGGCGCTGTCGATCGGGTCATCCAGGAGGTCGGCCTCGGGGCACAGGCCGCGCAGCGCGTCGAAGCCCTGAGCGGGGGCCAGGCGACGAGGGTGTCGCTCGCGGCGGCGCTGATCGGCGCCCCCGAGCTCATCGTGCTGGACGAGCCGACCGTCGGCCTCGACCCCGTGCTGCGCGCCGACCTGTGGACCCTGTTCCGCGGCCTCGCCGATCGCGGGGTGACGCTCATCGTCTCCAGCCATGTGATGGACGAGGCGGTGCGCTGCGATCGGCTGCTTCTGCTGCGGGAGGGAAGGATCATCGCGGACACCACGCCGTCCGCGCTGCTCGCCGACACCGGGACGAACGACGCCGACGCCGCGTTCCTCGCACTGATCGAGCGCGACCGGAGAGCAGCGCCGGGAGACACCAGGCGCGCGCGGCGCGACGCGCACCTGCCGGACGACGAGGCCGGGCGATGA
- a CDS encoding MarR family winged helix-turn-helix transcriptional regulator — MTDRKLALEAWESLFRAQHELFTEMTADFDDGDITQAEYDVLLTVTRSPDMTARLRDITANMLISQPSVSRLVDRMVTRGLVAKCADPDDGRGALIRATDEGARAFRALATVHGRSIADRMSRLDDAELRLLRDLAEKLRTR; from the coding sequence ATGACCGATCGGAAGCTCGCGCTGGAGGCCTGGGAAAGCCTGTTCCGCGCGCAGCACGAACTGTTCACCGAGATGACGGCGGACTTCGACGACGGCGACATCACGCAGGCCGAGTACGACGTGCTGCTCACGGTCACCCGCTCGCCCGATATGACCGCCCGCCTGCGCGACATCACCGCCAACATGCTCATCAGCCAGCCGAGCGTCTCCCGTCTCGTCGATCGCATGGTGACGCGGGGACTCGTCGCCAAGTGCGCCGACCCCGATGACGGGCGCGGCGCCCTGATCCGCGCCACGGACGAAGGCGCCCGGGCCTTCCGCGCGCTCGCGACCGTGCACGGACGATCGATCGCCGACCGGATGTCCCGCCTCGACGACGCCGAGCTGCGCCTGCTCCGCGACCTCGCGGAGAAGCTGCGCACGCGCTGA
- a CDS encoding ABC transporter permease yields the protein MNGRRLFATAGRVLRQLRHDPRSIALMLVAPSLLVGLFAWLFSDQDGVFDQFGGAILALFPFIVMFLITSITTLRERRSGTLERLMTTPLEKADFILGYALAFGLMALLQALITVSFAVGVCRLDVDGPLWQLGLVAVVDALLGTALGLLASAFAQTEFQAVQFMPLLVFPQIILGGLFMPRDEMPDVLYAISDWLPLSYAIDTINAVTAGDSGRDVFGPLLVVAAFAVGALILAALTLRRRTR from the coding sequence ATGAACGGGCGTCGGCTGTTCGCGACCGCCGGCCGGGTGCTCCGACAGCTCCGGCACGATCCGCGGTCGATCGCCCTGATGCTCGTCGCCCCGAGCCTGCTCGTCGGACTCTTCGCCTGGCTGTTCAGCGACCAGGACGGCGTGTTCGACCAGTTCGGCGGGGCGATCCTGGCGCTGTTCCCGTTCATCGTGATGTTCCTCATCACGTCGATCACCACCCTGCGCGAGCGACGTTCCGGCACCCTGGAACGTCTGATGACCACGCCGCTCGAGAAGGCCGACTTCATCCTCGGGTACGCCCTCGCCTTCGGACTGATGGCTCTGCTGCAGGCGCTGATCACCGTGTCGTTCGCGGTCGGGGTGTGCCGCCTCGACGTCGACGGGCCGCTGTGGCAGCTGGGCCTCGTCGCGGTCGTCGACGCGCTGCTCGGCACGGCGCTGGGGCTGCTGGCGAGCGCGTTCGCCCAGACCGAATTCCAGGCGGTGCAGTTCATGCCCCTGCTGGTGTTCCCGCAGATCATCCTCGGCGGTCTGTTCATGCCGCGCGACGAGATGCCCGACGTGCTGTACGCGATCTCCGATTGGCTGCCGCTGAGCTATGCGATCGACACGATCAATGCGGTCACGGCAGGGGACTCCGGCAGGGACGTGTTCGGTCCGCTGCTCGTCGTCGCCGCCTTCGCGGTCGGTGCTCTGATCCTCGCCGCGCTCACGCTCCGGCGGCGCACGCGCTGA
- a CDS encoding LysR family transcriptional regulator, translating to MDMNLEQLRGFVEVARLGHFTRASEHLHLAQPSLSRQISTLERELGAELFHRARGHIALTAAGETLLPRAQRMLAEADAIRDEVAELAGLRRGRVRLGAPPTLCISLVAEALSSFHAAHPGIDLHLTEGGSRLLVEQLAVGAVDIALVTQSEGPVPAGVSLTHVPLLAEELVVISSASAPPVTHGPSVSLAHLATLPLIQFDESYELRAAMDAAFRAADLTPTLALEGAEMDAVLRFVERGVGVAVVPAMVLFERPALRSARLAHPAMSRTISLAHRSDVTPAVAVSAMRTAIMATAADLAERDPAITSLL from the coding sequence ATGGATATGAACCTCGAGCAGCTCCGCGGGTTCGTCGAAGTCGCCCGCCTCGGACACTTCACCCGCGCCTCCGAGCACCTCCATCTCGCCCAGCCGTCGCTGAGCCGCCAGATCTCCACGCTCGAGCGGGAGCTCGGCGCCGAGCTGTTCCACCGGGCGCGCGGGCACATCGCCCTGACCGCCGCGGGCGAGACCCTGCTCCCCCGCGCCCAGCGCATGCTCGCGGAGGCCGACGCCATCCGCGACGAGGTGGCCGAGCTCGCGGGGCTCCGCCGCGGCCGCGTGCGCCTCGGTGCGCCTCCCACCCTCTGCATCAGCCTCGTGGCGGAAGCCCTCAGTTCGTTCCACGCCGCGCACCCCGGCATCGACCTGCACCTCACCGAGGGCGGCTCCCGGCTGCTCGTCGAGCAGCTCGCGGTCGGCGCCGTCGACATCGCCCTCGTCACCCAGTCCGAGGGTCCGGTGCCCGCGGGGGTCAGCCTCACCCACGTCCCGCTGCTCGCCGAGGAACTCGTGGTGATCTCGTCGGCGTCCGCGCCTCCGGTCACCCATGGCCCGTCCGTGAGCCTGGCGCACCTCGCCACTCTCCCGCTCATCCAGTTCGACGAGAGCTACGAGCTGCGGGCCGCGATGGACGCCGCCTTCCGGGCCGCCGACCTCACCCCGACCCTCGCGTTGGAGGGCGCCGAGATGGATGCGGTGCTGCGCTTCGTCGAACGAGGTGTCGGTGTGGCGGTCGTCCCGGCGATGGTGCTGTTCGAACGCCCCGCGCTGCGGTCCGCGCGACTCGCCCACCCCGCGATGTCGCGGACGATCAGCCTCGCCCACCGCTCCGACGTCACCCCCGCGGTCGCGGTGTCGGCGATGCGCACCGCCATCATGGCCACGGCGGCCGACCTCGCCGAGCGCGACCCCGCGATCACCAGCCTGCTCTGA